The Streptomyces sp. NBC_01268 genome segment TCCCGCGAAGAAGGCGCCGGCCAAGAAGGCCGCGCCCGCCAAGCGCGCGCCCGCGCGCAAGACCGCCGCGAAGAGGCCCGCGCCGCGCTCGGCGCCGTCCCCGACCGGCGGCCTCTACCGGCTGGTGCGCGGGCTCTGGCTCGGCCTGGCGCACGCCGTGGGCGCGATGTTCCGGGGGATAGGGCGCGGAGCCAAGGGCCTCGACCCGGCGCACCGCAAGGACGGGGCGGCGCTGCTGCTGCTCGGGATCGCCCTGATCGTCGCCGCCGGGACCTGGTCCAATCTGCGCGGACCGGTGGGCGACCTGGTCGAGATGCTGGTCACCGGTGCCTTCGGGCGGCTCGACCTGCTGGTCCCGCTGCTCGTCGGCGCGATCGGCGTCCGACTGATCCTGCACCCGGAGAAGCCGGAGGCCAACGGGCGGATCGCGATCGGTCTGTCCGCCCTCGTCATCGGCGTGCTCGGACAGGTGCACATCGCGTGCGGCTCGCCCGGCCGCGGAGACGGCACCAAGGCCATGCAGGACGCCGGCGGGCTGATCGGCTGGGCCGCCTCGAAGCCGCTCGTCTTCATGATGGGCGAGGTCCTCGCGGTCCCGATGCTGGTGCTGCTCACGATCTTCGGGCTGCTCGTCGTCACCGCCACCCCCGTCAACGCCATCCCGCAGCGGCTGCGCGCCCTCGGCGCCCGGCTCGGCATCGTCGAACCGGAGTACGAGCCCGAGGCGGACGGCGCCGACGACGCCTACGGCGACGACTGGCGCGAGGCGGGCCCGCAGCCCGCGCGCCCGGGCCGCCGCCGCGCCCCCGGCGCCGGGCCGGGCCACGACCCCGACGGGACCGACCGGGCCGAAGCCGCGGCCCTGGAGCGGCGCGGCCGGCGCCGTACCCCGCCCGCGTCCGCCTTCGACACCGGCGGGCTCGACCCCGTCGACGTCGCCGCCGCGGCGGCCGCCGCCCTGGACGGCGCCGTCCTCAACGGCATGCCGCCGTCCCCGCTGGTCGCCGGCCTGACCCGGGACCTCACCTCCGAGCGGGCCGCCGCCGTCGCGGCCGCCGCGGCCGACGCCGCCGAGGCACCGGCCGCCCCCGTGCCGACCGCGCGGGGGGCGAAGGGCGGCAGGGACGCTTCCGGCGGGGGAGTGCCGGACCTCACCAAGCCGGCGCCCGAGCCGACCGACCTGCCCCCGCGGGCCGAGCAGCTCCAGCTGTCCGGCGACATCACGTACTCCCTGCCGTCCATGGACCTCCTGGAGCGCGGCGGCCCCGGCAAGACCCGCAGCGCCGCCAACGACCTGATCGTCGAGTCGCTCACCAACGTCTTCGCCGAGTTCAAGGTCGACGCCGCCGTCACGGGCTTCACCCGGGGCCCGACGGTCACCCGGTACGAGGTGGAGCTCGGCCCGGCGGTCAAGGTCGAGAAGATCACCGCGCTCACCAAGAACATCGCCTACGCCGTGGCCAGCCCCGACGTGCGGATCATCTCGCCGATCCCCGGCAAGTCCGCCGTCGGCATCGAGATCCCGAACACCGACCGCGAGATGGTCAACCTCGGCGACGTGCTCCGGCTCGCCGAGGCGGCCGAGGACGACCACCCGATGCTGGTGGCGCTCGGCAAGGACGTCGAGGGCGGCTACGTGATGGCCAACCTGGCGAAGATGCCGCACATCCTGGTCGCCGGCGCCACCGGCTCCGGCAAGTCCTCCTGCATCAACTGCCTGATCACCTCGGTGATGATAAGAGCGACCCCGGAGGACGTCCGGATGGTGCTCGTCGACCCCAAGCGGGTCGAGCTCACCGCGTACGAGGGCATCCCGCACCTGATCACGCCGATCATCACCAACCCGAAGCGGGCCGCCGAGGCCCTCCAGTGGGTCGTGCGCGAGATGGACCTGCGCTACGACGACCTGGCCGCGTTCGGCTTCCGGCACATCGACGACTTCAACCAGGCGATCCGCGACGGCAAGGTCCAGCTGCCGCCGGGCAGCGAGCGCGAGCTCAAGACCTACCCGTACCTCCTGGTGATCGTCGACGAGCTCGCCGACCTGATGATGGTCGCCCCCCGGGACGTCGAGGACGCGATCGTCCGCATCACCCAGCTGGCGCGCGCCGCCGGCATCCACCTGGTGCTCGCCACCCAGCGGCCCTCCGTGGACGTCGTCACCGGTCTGATCAAGGCGAACGTGCCCTCCCGGCTCGCCTTCGCCACCTCCTCGCTCGCCGACAGCCGGGTCATCCTCGACCAGCCGGGCGCCGAGAAGCTGATCGGCAAGGGCGACGGCCTCTTCCTGCCGATGGGCGCGAACAAGCCGACCCGCATGCAGGGCGCCTTCGTCACCGAGGCCGAGGTCGCCACCGTCGTCCAGCACTGCAAGGACCAGATGGCGCCCGTCTTCCGGGAGGACGTCACCGTCGGCACCAAGCAGAAGAAGGAGATCGACGAGGAGATCGGCGACGACCTCGACCTGCTGTGCCAGGCCGCCGAGCTGGTCGTCTCGACCCAGTTCGGCTCCACCTCGATGCTCCAGCGCAAGCTGCGGGTGGGCTTCGCGAAGGCCGGCCGGCTGATGGACCTGATGGAGTCGCGCAACATCGTCGGACCGAGCGAGGGGTCGAAGGCGCGGGACGTGCTCGTCAAGCCCGACGAGCTCGACGGGGTGCTGGCCGTGATCCGCGGGGAGTCCGACGGCTGAGGGCGCCGAGCCGGGG includes the following:
- a CDS encoding DNA translocase FtsK codes for the protein MASRTSGKGSQGTAGTAKPRAGRTTGTAKKAVPAKSPAKPPAKKAPAKKAAPAKRAPARKTAAKRPAPRSAPSPTGGLYRLVRGLWLGLAHAVGAMFRGIGRGAKGLDPAHRKDGAALLLLGIALIVAAGTWSNLRGPVGDLVEMLVTGAFGRLDLLVPLLVGAIGVRLILHPEKPEANGRIAIGLSALVIGVLGQVHIACGSPGRGDGTKAMQDAGGLIGWAASKPLVFMMGEVLAVPMLVLLTIFGLLVVTATPVNAIPQRLRALGARLGIVEPEYEPEADGADDAYGDDWREAGPQPARPGRRRAPGAGPGHDPDGTDRAEAAALERRGRRRTPPASAFDTGGLDPVDVAAAAAAALDGAVLNGMPPSPLVAGLTRDLTSERAAAVAAAAADAAEAPAAPVPTARGAKGGRDASGGGVPDLTKPAPEPTDLPPRAEQLQLSGDITYSLPSMDLLERGGPGKTRSAANDLIVESLTNVFAEFKVDAAVTGFTRGPTVTRYEVELGPAVKVEKITALTKNIAYAVASPDVRIISPIPGKSAVGIEIPNTDREMVNLGDVLRLAEAAEDDHPMLVALGKDVEGGYVMANLAKMPHILVAGATGSGKSSCINCLITSVMIRATPEDVRMVLVDPKRVELTAYEGIPHLITPIITNPKRAAEALQWVVREMDLRYDDLAAFGFRHIDDFNQAIRDGKVQLPPGSERELKTYPYLLVIVDELADLMMVAPRDVEDAIVRITQLARAAGIHLVLATQRPSVDVVTGLIKANVPSRLAFATSSLADSRVILDQPGAEKLIGKGDGLFLPMGANKPTRMQGAFVTEAEVATVVQHCKDQMAPVFREDVTVGTKQKKEIDEEIGDDLDLLCQAAELVVSTQFGSTSMLQRKLRVGFAKAGRLMDLMESRNIVGPSEGSKARDVLVKPDELDGVLAVIRGESDG